A part of Tessaracoccus timonensis genomic DNA contains:
- a CDS encoding glutamate-5-semialdehyde dehydrogenase, whose translation MTFQDQGLAARRASFSLATLDRASKDAALHEMADALLDAKQELLDANARDVDRARQQGTAQAMLDRLSLSDARIDAMAAGLRQLAALPDPVGDVVRGWKLPNGVSVSQVRVPLGVLGIIYEARPNVTADAAGIALKSGNAVLLRGSSSALESNRVTVSALRRGLEAAGITPDAVHLVEGGREITSEMMTARGIVDVLIPRGGAGLINAVVEGATVPVIATGTGNCHLYVDAAADQDMALEILLNAKTQRPSVCNAVETLLVHADIADEFLPAALAALADAGVTVHGGEEVRRYASDVVPATDEDFDTEYLALDIAVKVVGSVDEAVEHIRQHTTGHSETIISESRRAIAAFVGGVDAAAVLVNASSRFVDGGEFGFGAEIGISTQKLHARGPMALPEMTSTKYIVEGSGQIRS comes from the coding sequence ATGACGTTCCAAGACCAGGGCTTGGCAGCCCGTCGCGCCTCGTTCTCGCTTGCCACGCTCGATCGCGCATCGAAAGATGCCGCGCTGCACGAGATGGCCGACGCCCTCCTCGACGCCAAGCAGGAACTGCTCGACGCCAACGCTCGCGACGTGGACCGCGCCAGGCAACAGGGCACAGCCCAAGCGATGCTGGACCGACTCTCGTTGTCAGATGCCCGCATCGACGCGATGGCCGCCGGGCTGCGGCAACTCGCCGCACTTCCCGACCCAGTGGGCGACGTGGTGCGCGGCTGGAAGCTGCCGAACGGCGTGAGTGTCAGCCAGGTGCGCGTGCCGCTGGGTGTGCTCGGCATCATTTACGAGGCGCGCCCGAACGTCACCGCCGACGCCGCCGGCATCGCGCTGAAGTCCGGCAACGCGGTGTTGCTGCGCGGTTCCAGCTCCGCGCTCGAATCAAACCGTGTCACTGTATCGGCACTCCGACGCGGTCTCGAAGCCGCTGGCATCACACCTGATGCGGTGCACCTCGTTGAAGGCGGCCGCGAGATCACGTCGGAGATGATGACGGCACGAGGCATCGTCGACGTGCTTATTCCGCGCGGGGGAGCGGGCCTCATTAACGCCGTCGTTGAGGGGGCGACGGTGCCCGTCATCGCAACCGGAACGGGCAATTGCCACCTCTACGTCGATGCTGCAGCCGACCAAGACATGGCGCTCGAGATCCTCCTCAATGCCAAGACTCAGCGTCCCAGCGTCTGCAATGCCGTTGAGACGCTGCTCGTCCATGCGGACATTGCCGACGAATTCCTCCCCGCCGCACTCGCGGCACTGGCCGATGCCGGCGTCACGGTGCACGGCGGTGAGGAAGTGCGTCGGTATGCTTCCGACGTCGTCCCCGCCACCGATGAGGACTTCGACACCGAGTACCTCGCGCTCGATATCGCGGTGAAGGTGGTAGGAAGCGTGGACGAGGCCGTCGAGCACATCCGCCAGCACACTACGGGCCATTCCGAGACGATCATCTCTGAATCTCGACGCGCAATCGCGGCCTTCGTCGGTGGCGTCGATGCGGCTGCGGTGTTGGTGAATGCATCGAGCCGATTCGTCGACGGCGGCGAATTCGGGTTCGGTGCTGAGATCGGCATCTCGACGCAGAAACTGCACGCACGCGGGCCAATGGCGCTGCCGGAGATGACTTCGACGAAGTACATCGTCGAAGGATCAGGGCAAATCCGCTCGTGA